CCAGAACCGTTGTGCCTCTTTCGTTGATTTCCTCTAAGAGCTTCATAATTTCAAAGGAGTTCTTAGGATCTAAGTTTCCTGTGGGCTCATCTGCCAGCAGGATACTCGGTCTATTTACCAACGCTCTTGCAAGGGCAACTCTCTGCTGTTCTCCACCGGAGAGCTGGTCAGGCTTTGATTTATACTTTTCTGCTAATCCTACCAATGTGAGCATTTCCGGTACTCGTTTTTTAATAATACGAGTCGGGCGCTGAATAACACGCTGAGCAAACGCTACGTTTTCATATACATTTCTATCCTTTAAAAGACGGAAATCCTGAAATACAACACCAATTCCCCTGCGGTATTTCGCTACTTTTCTGCGTTTCAGTTTATTGAGAACCTGTCCGTTTACTGTAATTGTTCCGCTTGTAGGATCCAGTTCCTTTAACAGCAGTTTGATAAGAGTTGATTTTCCGGAACCGCTGTTTCCTACGATAAATACGAATTCACCCTTATCCACGTGAAGTGTCATGTTGTCAATGGCCGGCTGGCCCTTGCTGTATGATTTACTCACGTTTTTTAAATCAATCATAATAACCTCCTGTTTTTCTGTTCCTTAGTAATCAAGT
The DNA window shown above is from Blautia hansenii DSM 20583 and carries:
- the ftsE gene encoding cell division ATP-binding protein FtsE, giving the protein MIDLKNVSKSYSKGQPAIDNMTLHVDKGEFVFIVGNSGSGKSTLIKLLLKELDPTSGTITVNGQVLNKLKRRKVAKYRRGIGVVFQDFRLLKDRNVYENVAFAQRVIQRPTRIIKKRVPEMLTLVGLAEKYKSKPDQLSGGEQQRVALARALVNRPSILLADEPTGNLDPKNSFEIMKLLEEINERGTTVLVVTHNREIVNAFKKRVITMKKGVIVSDEQEGEYLNEN